The following is a genomic window from Gracilimonas sp..
CAAAATATTTGGACTAAGATAAAGGAATTAAATTATGCGTCACGGAGTAAAAGGTAGAAAATTAAGCAGAACTGCTGCTCATCGTAAAACCACCATGCAATCTCTTGCTATGGCGTTGATCCGAGAGCACAGAATAGTAACAACTCTTGCTAAGGCTAAAGAATTACGAGGCTTTATTGAGCCATTAATTACCAGGGCCAAAGAAGATTCGCACCACAACAGGCGACAAGTATTTTCTTCTCTGCAAAATAAAGATGCTGTTACTACTTTATTCACGGAAGTTGGCCCAAAAAGTAAAGATCGGCCCGGTGGTTATACTCGTGTAATCAAAGCAGGTCACCGAAAAGGAGATGGTGCTGAGCTTGCAGTGATAGAATTGGTAGATTACAATGATATCAAGCCGGAAGGTAGTGCGTC
Proteins encoded in this region:
- the rplQ gene encoding 50S ribosomal protein L17, whose product is MRHGVKGRKLSRTAAHRKTTMQSLAMALIREHRIVTTLAKAKELRGFIEPLITRAKEDSHHNRRQVFSSLQNKDAVTTLFTEVGPKSKDRPGGYTRVIKAGHRKGDGAELAVIELVDYNDIKPEGSASAEKGKKKTRRAGKTNTPTTSKEEKKESKKAEAPVEKTDEEEAVADAKDEETAATSANEDSAEEEESSEDEKK